A region from the Rhodamnia argentea isolate NSW1041297 chromosome 7, ASM2092103v1, whole genome shotgun sequence genome encodes:
- the LOC115734658 gene encoding uncharacterized protein LOC115734658, whose protein sequence is MPENPSSASAADPSPAVVKRYAPPNQRNRSLGRRKSGEQLDRPNNFDVSDGEKNPTAASRNTANDQRDAGSSNLPKENPHSGLIALEGCSTSEASRLLTDRWEATIHSCNDSSIDSSERPVMCSGSNASAWGHIKLPHQLIAPSGVGSPGSQMDFLGELRQAMRNANAGL, encoded by the exons atgCCTGAGAACCCTTCTTCAGCTTCAGCAGCCGATCCGTCCCCCGCCGTCGTCAAGCGCTACGCTCCTCCGAATCagag GAATCGCTCTCTCGGCAGGCGCAAATCGGGAG AGCAACTTGATCGACCAAACAATTTTGATGTAAGTGATGGAGAGAAGAATCCCACAGCTGCTTCAAGGAACACCGCCAATGATCAGAGGGATGCAGGGAGTAGCAACCTTCCGAAGGAAAACCCTCATTCGGGATTGATTGCCTTAGAAGGGTGCTCTACCAGCGAAGCTTCTCGGCTTCTAACTGATC GCTGGGAAGCTACAATTCACAGCTGCAATGATTCATCTATAGATTCATCTG AAAGACCTGTTATGTGCTCTGGAAGCAACGCGTCTGCATGGGGACACATCAAACTTCCTCATCAG TTAATAGCTCCATCAGGTGTTGGATCTCCCGGCTCCCAGATGGACTTCTTGGGTGAACTTCGCCAGGCAATGCGCAATGCAAATGCAGGTCTCTAG
- the LOC115734656 gene encoding glyoxylate/succinic semialdehyde reductase 1, which yields MEVGFLGLGIMGKAMAMNLLKHGFKVTVWNRTLSKCDELVEHGASVGETPAAVVKRNKYTIAMLSDPSAALSVAFDKDGVLEEICAGKGYIDMSTVDAETSIKINEAIQSKGGHFLEAPVSGSKKPAEDGQLIILAAGEKALFEQAVPAFDVMGKKSFFLGPVGNGAKMKLVVNMIMGCMMNAFSEGLELASRSGLDPHTLLDVLDLGAIANPMFKLKGPTMIKNSYAPAFPLKHQQKDMRLALALGDENALSMPIAAASNEVFKRARSLGLGDSDFSAVFEAVKSVKH from the exons atggaagtGGGGTTCTTGGGATTGGGGATAATGGGGAAGGCCATGGCGATGAATCTGCTCAAGCATGGCTTCAAAGTCACTGTTTGGAACAGGACCCTCTCTAAG TGTGATGAACTAGTGGAGCATGGTGCTTCAGTCGGAGAAACACCAGCTGCAGTAGTCAAGAGAAACAAGTATACTATTGCAATGTTATCTGACCCTTCAGCTGCTCTTTCG GTGGCTTTCGACAAGGACGGTGTTCTTGAGGAGATCTGTGCCGGAAAAGGTTACATAGATATGTCAACAGTTGATGCCGAAACTTCAATTAAGATAAACGAG GCAATTCAATCGAAGGGCGGTCACTTCCTTGAAGCCCCTGTCTCGGGTAGTAAAAAGCCTGCCGAAGATGGACAATTAATTATACTTGCAGCTGGAGAAAAG GCATTGTTTGAGCAAGCAGTTCCAGCTTTCGATGTCATGGGGAAGAAGTCTTTCTTCCTGGGCCCAGTTGGAAATGGAGCTAAAATGAAGCTTGTAGTGAACATGATAATGGGCTG CATGATGAACGCATTTTCAGAGGGACTTGAACTGGCCAGCCGAAGTGGATTGGACCCTCATACTCTTCTCGACGTACTG GATCTCGGTGCAATTGCTAACCCAATGTTCAAACTTAAAGGACCCACCATGATAAAGAACAGTTATGCCCCAGCCTTTCCTCTGAAACATCAGCAGAAGGACATGAGGCTGGCTCTTGCCCTAGgggatgaaaatgccctttcAATGCCGATCGCAGCTGCTTCCAATGAG GTTTTCAAGAGGGCCAGGAGCCTGGGACTGGGTGATTCAGACTTCTCTGCTGTTTTCGAGGCCGTGAAGTCTGTTAAACATTAA